From one Sulfurimonas sp. HSL-3221 genomic stretch:
- a CDS encoding NFACT RNA binding domain-containing protein, producing the protein MKLSHLRQIAEYLQAFKHINAIHRVNDTTIKVVLGEKSLYANMQKGHSYLAMCRHDIRRSKVYQAPFDVVLAKRFNRAVITDISLYNDDKILRIEAALSGAYKHSKTVLQLEFTGKTTNAIILDEDEVVLEALRHIDASTSYRVVRVGQPLLPPPPLEFTPKEYPLDDVEAYLYEVCDREQAARLAALKQQKVGLLHKKLRRLEKHLEVLEDEAALEAEAARLQHLGNLALANLYKIKPYQTRLTLDDYDGSPVEVELPRAFASAHQVSDHFFKLAKKTKQKAANMHIEREGLEGKVSHFEHFIATVEGAATVEEIARLFPPKQTGRTKEKSDDAVETFWIEGYKVQLGKNERGNIALLQRARARDIWLHLRDRPSTHVIITTDKQKVPESVLEAAAKLCVDFSVMSPGVFEVDYTPRREVKIQEGANVLYNKYETMTVSKQAAAPGS; encoded by the coding sequence ATGAAACTCTCCCACCTGCGCCAGATCGCCGAGTACCTTCAGGCCTTCAAACATATCAATGCCATCCACCGTGTGAATGACACGACGATCAAGGTCGTCCTGGGGGAGAAGAGCCTCTATGCCAACATGCAAAAGGGCCACAGCTACCTGGCGATGTGCCGCCACGACATCCGGCGCAGCAAGGTCTACCAGGCCCCCTTTGACGTCGTGCTGGCCAAGCGGTTCAACCGCGCCGTCATCACGGACATTTCGCTCTACAACGACGACAAGATCCTTCGTATCGAAGCGGCGCTCAGCGGAGCGTACAAGCACTCCAAGACCGTCCTGCAACTCGAATTCACCGGCAAAACGACCAACGCGATCATCCTCGATGAGGATGAGGTCGTCCTCGAGGCGCTGCGCCACATCGATGCATCCACCTCCTACCGGGTCGTGCGCGTCGGCCAGCCCCTGCTGCCGCCCCCGCCCCTGGAGTTCACGCCGAAGGAGTACCCCCTCGATGACGTGGAGGCTTACCTCTACGAAGTGTGCGACCGGGAGCAGGCGGCGCGGCTGGCGGCGCTCAAGCAGCAAAAAGTCGGCCTGCTGCACAAAAAACTCCGACGGCTCGAAAAGCACCTCGAAGTCCTTGAAGACGAAGCGGCGCTGGAGGCGGAGGCGGCACGATTGCAGCACCTGGGCAACCTTGCCCTGGCCAACCTCTACAAGATCAAGCCCTACCAGACGCGTCTCACGCTGGACGACTACGACGGCAGCCCCGTTGAAGTCGAGCTTCCGCGCGCTTTCGCCTCCGCCCACCAGGTGAGCGACCACTTTTTCAAGCTGGCGAAGAAGACGAAGCAGAAGGCGGCGAACATGCATATCGAGCGCGAAGGGCTGGAAGGGAAAGTCAGCCACTTCGAGCACTTTATCGCGACGGTCGAGGGGGCGGCGACGGTCGAAGAGATCGCCCGCCTCTTCCCGCCGAAGCAGACGGGACGCACCAAAGAGAAGAGCGACGATGCGGTCGAGACCTTCTGGATTGAGGGGTACAAGGTGCAGCTGGGCAAGAACGAACGGGGCAATATCGCGCTGCTGCAGCGCGCCCGGGCCAGGGACATCTGGCTTCACCTGCGCGACCGTCCCTCGACCCACGTCATCATCACGACGGACAAGCAAAAGGTGCCCGAGAGCGTCCTGGAGGCGGCGGCAAAGCTCTGCGTCGATTTCTCGGTAATGAGCCCAGGGGTATTCGAGGTCGATTACACCCCGAGACGCGAGGTGAAGATCCAGGAGGGGGCGAACGTGCTTTACAACAAGTACGAGACGATGACCGTCTCCAAACAGGCCGCTGCTCCCGGGTCATAG
- a CDS encoding phosphatidate cytidylyltransferase: MAATETTKRVVTGAALIGAVILLGWIDNFILMWAVLGGVYLLAFYEAANLYGLHHNASFAFAAMLWLLAAVYPYPDDLFVLMGVVFAAYAAYKPRTDWRLFLPFAYPTAGMLFFLTLYQDYGLVAMAWLIVVVAAADIGAYVVGKSIGKTKFSETSPNKTLEGVVGGIVIATIAGVFVGLRVVNVEVAIAVSLATAISAVFGDLYESYLKRRAGVKDSGNVLPGHGGVLDRIDGYLFGAVVMVILLRGLV; encoded by the coding sequence ATGGCAGCAACGGAGACGACAAAAAGGGTAGTAACGGGGGCCGCGCTGATCGGGGCGGTGATCCTGCTGGGCTGGATTGACAACTTCATTTTGATGTGGGCGGTCCTCGGCGGCGTCTACCTGCTCGCCTTCTACGAGGCGGCCAACCTCTACGGCCTGCACCACAACGCCTCTTTCGCTTTCGCGGCGATGCTCTGGCTTCTTGCCGCCGTCTACCCCTACCCGGATGACCTTTTCGTGTTGATGGGCGTCGTCTTCGCCGCCTATGCCGCTTACAAACCCCGCACCGACTGGCGCCTCTTCCTCCCCTTCGCGTACCCGACGGCGGGGATGCTCTTTTTCCTGACCCTTTATCAGGATTACGGTCTCGTGGCGATGGCCTGGCTGATCGTCGTCGTCGCTGCGGCGGATATCGGGGCCTACGTCGTCGGGAAAAGCATCGGGAAGACGAAGTTTTCCGAGACGAGCCCGAACAAGACGCTCGAAGGGGTTGTTGGCGGGATCGTCATCGCCACCATTGCCGGGGTCTTCGTTGGGCTGCGCGTCGTGAACGTCGAGGTCGCTATTGCCGTGTCGCTGGCGACGGCGATCAGTGCCGTGTTCGGCGACCTCTACGAGAGTTACCTCAAGCGCCGGGCCGGCGTCAAAGACAGCGGCAACGTCCTGCCGGGCCACGGCGGGGTACTCGACCGTATCGACGGCTACCTGTTCGGTGCCGTTGTTATGGTGATTTTACTGCGGGGACTCGTCTAG
- the dxr gene encoding 1-deoxy-D-xylulose-5-phosphate reductoisomerase produces MIILGSTGSIGVNALAIAERFSLNVEALVAGNSIDRLNQQIEKHRPNWVVIANEADIPRVNHPNVLSGEEAILRVIEEADSEFVVNALVGFLGLRPTLKALERGKKVALANKESLVAAGAFIDTSRIHPIDSEHFGLWYLLNDSRPVKKMTITASGGAFRDWPLEKLATATLEDALKHPNWSMGQKITIDSASMMNKLFELLEARWLFGELDYDAIIETRSLIHAFVDFADGSTTAHIAGANMQLPIAYALMGKVEEQILEPVDLLKVGGLEFREITQERYPVWQIKAALLREPQRGVVVNAANEAAIAQFIAGKIGFLDISRRVVDAFEHFDRMPRSVEEVFSIDEEVRAYVGAVS; encoded by the coding sequence GTGATTATTCTCGGTTCGACCGGTTCTATCGGTGTCAACGCCCTGGCGATTGCCGAGCGCTTTTCGCTCAACGTTGAGGCCCTCGTTGCCGGTAACAGCATCGACCGGCTCAACCAGCAGATCGAGAAGCACCGCCCCAACTGGGTCGTCATCGCGAACGAGGCAGATATCCCCAGGGTCAACCACCCCAATGTCCTGAGCGGGGAAGAGGCGATCCTGCGGGTGATCGAAGAGGCGGATTCGGAATTCGTCGTTAACGCCCTGGTGGGCTTCCTGGGGCTGCGCCCGACCCTCAAGGCGCTGGAGCGGGGCAAAAAGGTCGCCCTGGCGAACAAGGAGTCCCTGGTGGCGGCGGGCGCCTTTATCGATACCTCCCGCATCCACCCCATCGACAGCGAACACTTCGGGCTCTGGTACCTCCTCAATGACAGCCGCCCGGTCAAAAAGATGACCATCACCGCCAGCGGAGGGGCATTTCGCGACTGGCCGCTCGAGAAACTCGCCACGGCGACGCTGGAGGACGCCCTCAAGCACCCCAACTGGTCCATGGGGCAGAAGATCACGATCGACAGCGCCTCGATGATGAATAAACTCTTCGAACTGCTCGAAGCGCGCTGGCTTTTCGGGGAGCTCGACTACGATGCCATCATCGAGACCCGTTCGCTCATTCACGCCTTTGTCGACTTCGCCGACGGTTCAACGACGGCGCACATTGCCGGGGCGAATATGCAGCTGCCGATCGCCTACGCCCTGATGGGCAAGGTCGAGGAGCAGATCCTGGAACCCGTGGACCTGCTCAAAGTCGGCGGCCTGGAGTTCCGCGAGATCACGCAGGAGCGCTACCCGGTCTGGCAGATCAAAGCGGCGCTACTGCGTGAACCCCAGCGCGGGGTCGTCGTCAATGCCGCCAACGAGGCGGCCATTGCCCAATTTATCGCCGGCAAGATCGGCTTCCTCGATATCTCCCGCAGGGTCGTCGACGCCTTCGAGCATTTCGACCGGATGCCCCGGAGTGTCGAAGAGGTCTTCTCCATCGACGAAGAGGTGCGCGCTTACGTGGGAGCAGTGTCATGA
- a CDS encoding RBBP9/YdeN family alpha/beta hydrolase gives MSKKVLLLHGWGGSDYPHWQSWLAGELARDYGTVCFPLLDHPHFPSKNRWMRQVKALLEEFTPDVVICHSLANTLWFHLCQEGEIVPVEHLFLVAPPRLDCEIETIKSFFPITPPANLFAENIQLVTSTTDPYMTPEEAQALQGALNVPMMVLEAAGHINADSAYGEWPWILEQVKGLG, from the coding sequence ATGAGCAAAAAGGTCCTTCTGCTGCACGGCTGGGGCGGCAGCGACTACCCGCACTGGCAGAGCTGGCTGGCGGGGGAGCTGGCCAGGGATTACGGCACGGTCTGCTTTCCGCTGCTCGACCATCCTCACTTCCCTTCAAAAAACCGCTGGATGCGCCAGGTGAAAGCGTTGCTGGAGGAGTTCACACCGGACGTCGTCATCTGCCACTCCCTGGCGAACACCCTCTGGTTTCATCTCTGCCAGGAAGGGGAGATCGTACCGGTAGAGCATCTTTTTCTCGTCGCTCCACCGCGCCTTGACTGTGAGATCGAGACGATCAAAAGCTTCTTCCCCATCACACCGCCCGCAAACCTTTTTGCCGAGAACATACAGCTGGTGACGTCGACGACGGACCCCTATATGACCCCGGAGGAGGCGCAGGCGTTGCAAGGCGCATTGAATGTGCCGATGATGGTGCTGGAAGCGGCCGGCCATATCAACGCAGACAGCGCTTACGGCGAATGGCCGTGGATCCTGGAACAGGTAAAGGGCCTAGGGTGA
- the tsaD gene encoding tRNA (adenosine(37)-N6)-threonylcarbamoyltransferase complex transferase subunit TsaD, which translates to MILSIESSCDDSSIAITEIATKKLVYHKKISQELEHAVYGGVVPELASRLHAEALPKILEECKGWFGQLKAVAVTNAPGLSVTLVEGVTMAKALSLTLKIPLIGVNHLKGHIYSLFIEKETRFPLTVLLVSGGHTQVIEVESLDRMETVMRTMDDSFGESFDKVAKMMGLGYPGGPVIEKLALKGDRERYPFPIPLQKRGEMAFSYSGLKNAVRLAVEEGNEADYPDIAASFEHIATEHLFRKLRKYFKTRPPKRFAIVGGASANRYLRGRIEELLAPFGAELLLAELQYCSDNAAMIGRIAVDLYEDKSFTSIDELHSAPKSDF; encoded by the coding sequence GTGATTCTTTCCATCGAAAGCAGCTGCGACGACAGCTCAATTGCCATCACCGAGATAGCGACGAAGAAACTCGTCTACCATAAGAAGATATCCCAGGAGCTGGAGCATGCCGTATACGGCGGGGTCGTACCGGAGCTGGCATCGCGGCTGCACGCCGAGGCACTGCCGAAGATCCTGGAGGAGTGCAAAGGGTGGTTCGGCCAGCTCAAGGCCGTCGCCGTCACGAACGCCCCGGGCCTCTCGGTAACTCTGGTCGAGGGGGTGACGATGGCGAAGGCGCTCAGCCTGACGCTGAAGATCCCGCTCATCGGCGTCAACCACCTCAAGGGGCATATCTATTCGCTCTTTATCGAGAAGGAGACGCGGTTCCCGCTGACGGTGCTGCTTGTCTCCGGCGGGCATACCCAGGTGATCGAGGTGGAGAGCCTGGATCGGATGGAAACGGTCATGCGGACGATGGACGACAGCTTCGGAGAGAGCTTCGACAAGGTTGCGAAGATGATGGGGCTAGGGTACCCCGGCGGCCCGGTCATCGAGAAGCTGGCGCTGAAGGGCGACCGGGAGCGCTACCCCTTCCCCATCCCCCTGCAAAAGCGCGGCGAGATGGCGTTCAGCTACTCGGGTCTCAAGAACGCCGTTCGTCTGGCCGTCGAGGAGGGCAATGAAGCGGACTACCCCGACATCGCCGCTTCCTTTGAGCACATTGCCACCGAGCACCTCTTCCGAAAGTTACGAAAATATTTCAAAACCCGCCCGCCCAAGCGTTTTGCGATCGTCGGAGGCGCCAGCGCCAACCGCTACCTGCGCGGGCGCATTGAGGAGCTTCTGGCCCCTTTCGGCGCCGAACTGCTGCTGGCGGAACTGCAGTACTGCTCGGATAATGCGGCGATGATCGGGCGGATTGCCGTTGACCTCTACGAGGACAAATCCTTCACCTCCATCGACGAGCTCCATAGCGCACCCAAATCTGACTTTTAA
- the tpx gene encoding thiol peroxidase yields the protein MATTMLKGNTVNLAGNEVNVGDKAPEVTVVNSNGLADKVVGGASGKKQLIVVVPSLDTPVCATETRNFNKQAAELGDIDLTIVSMDLPFAGGRFCSTEGIENLTVASDFRNKDFANAYGVLIADGPLAGVTCRAIFAVDAEGTVTYKEIVPEITEEPNYDAALAAVK from the coding sequence ATGGCAACTACAATGCTCAAAGGTAACACAGTTAACCTCGCAGGTAACGAAGTAAACGTTGGTGATAAAGCACCGGAAGTTACAGTTGTAAACTCTAATGGTCTGGCAGACAAAGTTGTCGGCGGCGCGTCCGGCAAAAAACAGCTGATCGTTGTTGTCCCGTCCCTCGACACACCGGTGTGTGCAACGGAAACTCGTAACTTCAACAAGCAGGCAGCAGAGCTCGGTGACATTGACCTCACGATCGTTTCTATGGACCTTCCGTTCGCGGGCGGCCGTTTTTGTTCTACAGAAGGTATCGAAAACCTGACAGTCGCTTCCGATTTCCGTAACAAAGATTTCGCGAACGCTTACGGTGTTCTGATCGCTGACGGCCCGCTGGCCGGCGTTACTTGCCGTGCTATCTTTGCAGTAGACGCTGAAGGTACGGTCACTTACAAAGAGATCGTTCCGGAAATTACAGAAGAGCCGAACTACGACGCTGCACTCGCAGCCGTAAAATAA
- a CDS encoding TIGR04219 family outer membrane beta-barrel protein, protein MDNLLKIVISLLLFSLQGFSQALEVEAGGGAWMQTPKGTVAYSTSNGSGDSTCRETEAAIGYAWLYIRHPIPVFPNIRLEYSAAGSDGDATVDLIAPLGVMATTTSHFDVKAYDAILYYNLLNSTFWTTLDLGLDVKVAGYTYDVVPTDGLLAYGGYSRSGTLILPLVYTRLRVDIPGTGLGIEGLGSYITYEKSYVYDARIKADWTLIFVPGVQPGIEVGYRMQKVKIDDDKELKGDVDFSGLFVGAFLRF, encoded by the coding sequence ATGGATAATCTGCTAAAAATTGTCATTTCACTGTTGCTCTTTTCCCTGCAGGGATTCTCCCAAGCGCTGGAGGTTGAAGCGGGTGGCGGTGCCTGGATGCAGACGCCGAAGGGGACGGTGGCCTATTCGACGTCAAACGGATCGGGAGATAGTACGTGCCGGGAGACAGAGGCAGCGATCGGGTATGCATGGCTCTATATCCGGCATCCGATTCCTGTTTTTCCGAACATTCGTCTGGAGTACAGTGCCGCCGGCAGTGACGGCGATGCGACGGTTGACCTTATTGCCCCGCTCGGAGTGATGGCCACTACCACAAGCCATTTTGACGTGAAGGCGTATGATGCAATCCTTTACTACAACCTGCTGAACAGTACCTTCTGGACGACCCTGGATCTGGGGCTGGATGTCAAGGTGGCCGGTTACACATACGACGTTGTTCCGACCGATGGCCTTCTTGCCTACGGCGGCTACAGCAGAAGCGGTACCCTGATTCTGCCGCTCGTCTATACACGGTTACGCGTCGACATCCCCGGCACGGGGCTCGGTATCGAAGGATTAGGCAGCTACATCACCTATGAAAAGTCGTATGTGTACGATGCGCGGATCAAGGCTGACTGGACGCTGATCTTTGTCCCGGGTGTCCAGCCCGGAATCGAGGTCGGTTACCGGATGCAGAAGGTCAAGATAGATGACGATAAAGAGCTGAAAGGCGATGTCGATTTCAGCGGCCTCTTCGTCGGTGCATTTTTGCGTTTCTAG
- a CDS encoding TIGR04219 family outer membrane beta-barrel protein, with amino-acid sequence MMSMKMKTAAALVAALFSLNASADFVRAEAGIGAFNAAPGGTFEPKNGGAATDLKDAGIDTENDLYVWAYVKHPVPVIPNVRLEYLNLTHNPNGSSSFNVSELDGILYYNILDDTFFVTVDIGLDVKYVTSGSKGFDDSETLALAYARARVEPLDSLGLETLVKVTNYQDNKGYDFRIKADYTMTSLPVIQPGLEIGYRIHKVQYAIGDYINKGEYTGVYGGLMLRF; translated from the coding sequence ATGATGTCTATGAAAATGAAAACGGCGGCGGCACTGGTCGCGGCACTTTTCTCCCTGAACGCGTCGGCGGATTTTGTACGTGCTGAGGCCGGTATCGGTGCTTTCAATGCCGCACCCGGCGGTACGTTTGAACCGAAAAATGGTGGTGCTGCTACAGACCTTAAAGATGCGGGTATTGATACGGAGAACGATCTCTATGTCTGGGCCTATGTCAAGCACCCGGTACCGGTCATCCCCAACGTCCGTCTGGAGTACCTGAACCTGACGCATAACCCGAACGGGAGCAGTTCGTTCAACGTCAGCGAGCTTGACGGGATCCTCTACTACAACATTCTCGATGATACTTTCTTCGTCACCGTTGACATCGGTCTCGACGTCAAATACGTGACGTCAGGCAGCAAGGGCTTTGATGACTCGGAGACACTGGCGCTCGCTTATGCCCGCGCACGGGTAGAGCCGCTCGACTCCCTCGGCCTGGAGACGCTGGTCAAGGTGACGAACTACCAGGATAACAAGGGGTATGATTTCCGTATCAAGGCGGATTACACAATGACGTCCCTCCCCGTCATCCAGCCGGGCCTGGAGATCGGTTACCGTATTCACAAGGTGCAGTACGCGATCGGTGATTACATTAACAAGGGTGAATATACCGGTGTCTACGGCGGTCTGATGCTGCGCTTCTAA
- a CDS encoding UDP-N-acetylmuramate dehydrogenase, whose amino-acid sequence MPYKSIDLARLSSIGIGPVAEVYMIDGDDYPTDAYLIGAANNVLFGTELPPLMKLSKTYDFIRIETGILHIGAATPGGKVVSFCKKHNIGGFEFLAHLPGTLGGMLKMNAGLKEYEIFNHLIALRTKSGWHAKAEVPHGYRTTGIDEVVFEAMFEIAPGFDPSKIELFRQMRANQPSDPSAGSAFKNPPGDYAGRLIESVGLKGYHIGDMAFSTMHANFLVNLGSGTFEEAATLLELAQRRVQEREGILLEREVIVIDRRWL is encoded by the coding sequence ATGCCCTACAAATCGATCGACCTGGCCCGCCTCAGCTCCATCGGCATCGGACCCGTCGCCGAGGTCTACATGATCGACGGCGACGACTATCCCACTGATGCCTACCTCATCGGAGCTGCCAACAACGTCCTCTTCGGCACGGAGCTCCCTCCGCTAATGAAGCTCTCCAAAACCTACGATTTCATCCGCATCGAAACGGGTATTCTGCACATCGGGGCCGCGACCCCCGGCGGCAAGGTCGTCTCCTTCTGCAAGAAACACAATATCGGAGGCTTCGAGTTTCTCGCCCACCTCCCCGGTACCCTCGGCGGCATGCTGAAGATGAACGCGGGGCTGAAGGAATACGAGATTTTCAACCACCTCATCGCCCTGCGTACGAAAAGCGGTTGGCATGCGAAAGCGGAGGTGCCCCACGGCTACCGCACCACCGGAATTGACGAAGTCGTTTTTGAAGCAATGTTCGAGATCGCACCGGGATTCGACCCGTCCAAAATCGAACTGTTCAGACAGATGCGGGCCAACCAGCCCTCCGACCCCAGCGCCGGCAGCGCCTTTAAAAACCCGCCGGGGGATTATGCCGGACGGCTGATCGAATCCGTCGGTCTCAAGGGGTACCACATCGGGGATATGGCCTTCAGCACCATGCATGCGAATTTTCTGGTCAATCTGGGGAGTGGAACGTTTGAGGAAGCGGCTACTCTGCTGGAACTGGCGCAGCGGCGCGTGCAGGAGCGTGAGGGCATCCTGCTGGAGCGGGAAGTGATTGTAATCGACCGGCGCTGGCTTTAG
- a CDS encoding menaquinone biosynthesis family protein, translating into MKKMLIAHSPDADDIFMYYAVKFGWVTQPDVAFDNIPLDIETLNVEALAGTYDITAISFALYPHIRDEYALLRTAVSFGEGYGPKLIKRKGEKLKRRFKVALSGRYTTNAMLFRIAYPDARIVYMNFLEIEEAVKNGTVDAGVLIHESILTFDDTLEVERELWDVWQELAGPDLPLPLGGMAIRRSLPLTAAIAYEQTLTDAVRVARERKAELCELLLENKLVRIDAPTLDRYLELYANDESVELSDLQYKAIDKLYELGFEHGFYDAPIRAEEYTIPREYLDYRHS; encoded by the coding sequence ATGAAAAAAATGCTGATTGCCCACTCCCCGGATGCCGACGACATCTTTATGTACTATGCCGTCAAATTCGGATGGGTCACCCAGCCCGACGTTGCCTTCGACAATATCCCTCTCGATATCGAAACCCTCAATGTCGAAGCGCTTGCAGGGACCTACGATATCACCGCCATCAGCTTCGCTCTTTACCCGCATATCCGCGACGAATATGCCCTGCTGCGCACCGCCGTCAGCTTCGGCGAGGGGTACGGTCCCAAGCTGATCAAACGCAAAGGCGAAAAACTGAAACGCCGTTTCAAAGTCGCGCTTAGCGGCCGCTACACGACCAACGCGATGCTCTTCCGCATCGCCTACCCCGATGCGCGCATCGTCTACATGAACTTCCTCGAGATCGAGGAGGCTGTCAAGAACGGCACCGTCGACGCCGGCGTCCTGATCCATGAAAGCATCCTCACCTTCGACGACACCCTCGAGGTCGAACGCGAACTGTGGGACGTCTGGCAGGAACTGGCCGGGCCCGACCTTCCGCTGCCGCTGGGCGGCATGGCGATCAGACGCTCCCTGCCGCTCACCGCAGCCATCGCCTATGAACAGACGCTCACCGACGCCGTCCGCGTCGCCCGCGAACGCAAAGCGGAGCTGTGCGAACTGCTGCTGGAAAACAAGCTCGTGCGCATCGACGCCCCGACGCTGGACCGCTACCTGGAGCTCTATGCCAACGACGAGTCCGTCGAACTGAGCGACCTGCAGTACAAAGCGATCGACAAACTCTATGAACTCGGTTTCGAACACGGTTTTTACGACGCGCCCATCCGTGCCGAGGAGTATACGATCCCCCGCGAGTACTTGGACTACCGCCACAGCTGA
- the recA gene encoding recombinase RecA, with the protein MHMDANKQKSLELALKQIDKAFGKGTLMRLGDKEIEPISSISTGSIGLDLALGINGVPEGRVIEIYGPESSGKTTLALQITSEAQKKGGVCAFIDAEHALDIGYAKNLGVDVENLLVSQPDYGEQALDIVETLARSGAVDLIVVDSVAALTPKVEIEGEMNDQQVGVQARLMSKALRKITGVLHKMNTTIIFINQIRMKIGTMGYGSPETTTGGNALKFYASVRIDVRKIATLKQGESQIGNRVKAKVIKNKVAPPFRQAEFDIMFGEGISKEGELVDYGVKLDIIDKSGAWFSYEDVKLGQGRENVKQKFKEEPALAVEIENKIRNAMGMSNIMQMDESEMNEVDE; encoded by the coding sequence ATGCACATGGACGCGAATAAGCAAAAATCACTCGAACTGGCGCTGAAGCAGATTGACAAGGCATTCGGCAAGGGGACGCTGATGCGTCTGGGAGACAAGGAGATCGAGCCGATCAGTTCCATCAGCACCGGCTCCATCGGTCTGGACCTGGCCCTGGGGATCAACGGGGTGCCGGAAGGGCGCGTCATCGAGATCTACGGACCGGAGAGTTCGGGGAAAACGACCCTGGCCCTGCAGATCACGTCCGAGGCCCAGAAAAAAGGGGGTGTGTGCGCCTTCATCGACGCCGAACACGCGCTGGATATCGGGTATGCGAAAAACCTTGGCGTCGACGTGGAGAACCTGCTTGTTTCCCAGCCCGACTATGGTGAACAGGCTCTCGACATCGTCGAAACCCTGGCACGTTCGGGGGCAGTCGACCTGATCGTGGTCGACTCCGTCGCGGCACTGACCCCGAAGGTGGAGATCGAGGGGGAGATGAACGACCAGCAGGTCGGTGTCCAGGCGCGTCTGATGTCCAAGGCGCTGCGGAAGATTACCGGGGTACTGCACAAGATGAACACGACGATCATCTTCATCAACCAGATCCGGATGAAGATCGGCACGATGGGGTACGGTTCGCCGGAAACGACGACGGGGGGGAACGCGCTTAAATTCTACGCCTCCGTGCGCATCGACGTCCGGAAAATCGCGACGCTGAAGCAGGGCGAAAGCCAGATCGGGAACCGGGTCAAGGCGAAGGTCATCAAGAACAAAGTGGCCCCGCCGTTCCGCCAGGCGGAGTTCGACATCATGTTCGGAGAGGGGATCTCCAAAGAGGGCGAATTGGTGGATTATGGGGTAAAACTTGATATAATTGATAAGAGCGGAGCGTGGTTCAGCTACGAAGATGTCAAACTGGGTCAGGGGCGTGAAAACGTCAAGCAAAAGTTTAAAGAGGAACCGGCGCTCGCTGTTGAAATCGAGAACAAGATACGTAATGCCATGGGCATGAGCAATATCATGCAGATGGATGAATCAGAAATGAATGAGGTTGATGAATGA